From one Paractinoplanes brasiliensis genomic stretch:
- a CDS encoding dihydrofolate reductase family protein, which produces MSISLDGFVAGPDQSREHPLGRRGLELHAWHIGDPRATDADKLASEWLLRPRGAYVMGRNMFGPIRGDWDEDWKGWWGAEPPYHAPVFVLTHHAHDPIEMEGGTTFHFVTGGFDAAYAAAREAAGDKGIDIAGGASTVRQALLAGVIDELTLDITPVLLGSGERIFDGVESFGFEPVEVLHSPLTTHIRYRRTA; this is translated from the coding sequence ATGTCGATATCGCTGGACGGATTCGTCGCGGGGCCAGATCAGAGCCGCGAGCATCCACTCGGCCGGCGGGGGCTGGAGCTGCACGCCTGGCACATCGGCGATCCACGGGCCACCGACGCCGACAAGCTCGCGAGCGAATGGCTGCTGCGCCCGCGCGGCGCGTACGTGATGGGCCGCAACATGTTCGGCCCGATCCGCGGTGACTGGGACGAGGACTGGAAAGGCTGGTGGGGCGCCGAACCGCCGTACCACGCGCCGGTGTTCGTGCTGACCCATCACGCCCACGACCCGATCGAGATGGAAGGCGGCACAACTTTCCACTTCGTCACCGGGGGCTTCGACGCGGCCTACGCCGCTGCCCGCGAGGCGGCCGGGGACAAGGGCATCGACATCGCCGGCGGCGCCTCAACCGTCCGGCAGGCCCTGCTCGCCGGTGTGATCGACGAACTGACCCTGGACATCACGCCGGTCCTGCTCGGCTCGGGCGAACGCATCTTCGACGGCGTGGAGTCGTTCGGCTTCGAACCCGTAGAGGTCCTGCACTCGCCCCTGACCACCCACATCCGTTACCGCCGCACCGCCTGA